The region ACTGACAAGACGCAGGACGTGCAGCGCGTGCTGGGCAATTATAAAAAGGAGGTGAAATTCCATAAGACCGTTCCGAACGTGAAGACCTGGTCGGCCGAAACACCTTACCTTTATACTTTATACATCACCCTGAAAGACAAAGACGGCAAGGTGCTGGAAGTGGTGCCGCAGCGCGTCGGCTTCCGCTCGGTGGAGATCAAGGATAAAAACTTTTTGGTGAACGGCAAGCGCGTGCTTTTGAAAGGCGTGAACCGCCACGAGCACAACCCGACCAAAGGCCATACTTTGAGCAAGGAAGACATGCGCAAGGATATGGAGATGATGAAAAAGCTCAACGTGAACGCCGTGCGCCACTCGCATTACCCGCCCGACCCGTACTGGCTGGAGCTTTGCGATGCGTATGGTTTATACGTGATTGAGGAAGCCAACATCGAATCGCATGGCCGTGGCTACGACCTGGCTTATACGTTCGGCAACGACAAAGCATGGCGCAACCCGCACTTCGACCGCATTTCGCGCATGTACGAGCGCAGCAAGAACTATACTTCGGTGGTGACCTGGTCGCTGGGCAATGAAGCCGGTAACGGCACCAACTTCTATGAGGCCTACGACTGGATGAAAGCGCAGGACTTCCGCCCGGTGCAGTACGAGCGTGCCGGCTGGGACTACAACACCGACATCATCGTGCCGCAGTACCCGAGCCCGAACTGGCTGACCCGCTTCTCCAAAGGCAACCCGGACCGCCCGCTGATCATGAGCGAGTATGCGCACATCATGGGCAACAGCCTGGGCAACTTCCAGGACTACTGGGACGTGATCGAGAAAGAACCTTACCTGCAGGGGGGCTTCATCTGGGAGTGGATAGACCAGGCCATCGACACGGTGAAGAACGGCAAGCGCATCATGGCCTATGGCGGCGACTTCCCGCTCAGCGGCCCGGTGGATGAAAACCTGAGCGACAACAACTTCATCGTGAAAGGCGTGGTAACGGCTTACCGCGGCCTGACGCCGATGGCTGTGGAGGTGAAGAAAGTATACCAGCACGTCAAAACAAAGTATAACGGCAACAACAGCCTGGAGGTACGCAACGGCTACTTCTTCCGCGACCTTTCCAACTACCAACTAAACTGGGAAGTGCTGGAAAACGGCAAAATCATCGAGAAGGGAAGTATAAAAGACCTCAACGTCGCACCGCAGCAAAGTATAGCGTTGACCCTGCCGCTCAAAAAGCAGCAAAAGCCGGGCAGAGAGTACTTCCTGAACGTGCGTTATACTTTGAAAAACGCCGAGCCTTTCCTGGAGAAGGGCTATGAGATTGCCAACGAGCAGTTTGCCCTGAGCCCTGCCCTGCAGCCGGCCGAGGTGGCCACAGGCGGAAAAGGCTCCCTGAAAGTAAGCGAGACAGGCGATAACCTGGTGCTGACCGGCAAGGATTTTACCGTGAGCTTTGACAAGAAGAACGGTACGATGAGCAGCTATACGTTGAAAGGCGAAACGCTGCTGCAGCAAGGCCCGAAGCCGAGTTTCTACCGTGCTCCTACCGACAACGACATCGGCGCCGGCTACAACAAATCCAAGCGCATGTGGCGCGAGGCCTACGACAATGGCAAACTGACTAACGCCACCTATAACCAGACTGCCAATGGCTACGAAGTGAGCTTTGAAAAAGAACTGGTGAATGGCGACGCCGCCTCTTCGCAGGTGTTTACCATCTACAACGATGGTACCGTGAAGGTTGACAACAGCATCAAACCACTGAAAGGCGACCACAAAGTGCTCTTGCGCGTGGGCAACGACCTGCAACTCAACAAGCAGCTGGAGCACATCGAGTTCTACGGCCGCGGCCCGTGGGAAAATTACTGGGACCGCAAGACCGCCTCTTTTGTGGGGCTGTACAAGCAAACGCTGGATGAGCAGTACTTTCCGTATGCCCGTCCGCAGGAAAGCGGCAACAAGAGTGATGTGCGCTGGGTAAACCTCACCACGAAAAAAGGGAAAGGCCTGCGCTTTGAGTTTGCCGACAGCCTGCTCAACTTTGCTGCCCTGCCTTACACCCTGCAGGACCTGGATCCGGAGCAGGACAAGAAGCAGTACCACTCCGGCGAACTGGAGAAACGCGACCGCATTTACCTCCGCGTAGACCTGCAGCAAACCGGTATGCAAGGTATGGACAGCTGGGGCAGCCAGCCCCTGGAGCAATACCGTATTCCGTACCAGGCTCACCAGTACAGCTACTGGATTAAACCGCTCCGATAACCCTTAGCTGGCAAGTATAACAAAGGCCGAAGTATAGCTTATACTTCGGCCTTTGTTTTTTATATCAACTGCAGCACTGTTTGACACTTCATCCCCTACCACCTTAGAAGCAGGCCACTTCATCCTCATTTTGTCATCCAGGAAGGATCTTGGTGGCCAGTAGCAGTAGCTTAACCTCCGGGGGAAGGGGCCCTCTATTTCCACCAAGTTTCTTAACAGAATGATAGAGACCTTTATGTACTTAATTTAAAACTCCGCTCTTTCGGATTTGCAATCCGAAAGTATAGGACCCGCGGATTTGTAATCCGCAGAGGCAGAGGTTTTAGCTATCAGCAAAAAGGCGGATTACAAATCCGCTTTTAAAAAAGCTCCGGATTGCAAATCCGGAGCAGCAGTATGGTCAGCAGTACGATAATTCATACAGTAGCAGAGGTCACTCCTATACGAAGCATGAGCGAGGACACTCGCGCTATAAATCCCGTAAGAGCACCTATTTTCAGTTTATTTTACACCAGCTTATACTTCCCGTTGCCGGCTACAAACTCTCCAAGTTAATCTCCGGTGCTTTGCCGGTGGCAGGTCGCTCAAACCAACTCCGCATAGGCGTGTAGTCGCTGAAGAAGCCGCAGTTGCGCAGGTAAAAACTGTTGCCCGATTGCCCGCCGCCATAATCCATCCGGTAGCCGACACGCGCGGTGTTGTCTGCCGTGAACTGGGCCCTGCTGAGCTCTATCCAGTTGCCCTTTACGTCGCGTGCCCACTGGTTAGAGAAAAGCACCTTGCGCTCCACATCGCCATACTCCGGGATAAAGTTCTCCAGGAAAGAGTGTGTACGCTTCAGGTAGGTGTATGTCTTGGGTCGCCGGAAACTGGCAATCAATAGCCACTCGTTTTTTTCGGGAGCGAAGAAATAGGCGGTATACGTGGTATGGTCGTCTCCACTCGGCTTGCCCTGCAAGAGGAATTTATAGGTGGTGCCGGGCTTCCAGTTATACTTCAGGAAGCTCTGTCCGCCCGAGCCTTCGTTGCCAAATTCGCCGGTGTAGACGCCCTCTCCCTTCTTGAGCAACTTTATCTTCTGGTCGTCAGGTATGCTGTTAGGATCATCGGTGTTAAAAGGGCTCCAGACAGAGAACAGAATGCGGCGCTCGGATGCAGAGTTGACCTGTATGCCGAAGTAGCCTTCCGCAAAGCCATTGGCCATAAAGTAGGACCCGATCACATCATTACCTTCCGGCACGGTTAGCTCGTTGTAAAACCATTCTACGTCTGTATTCTCCGGCAGCGGGTAGTTCAGGTGCACGGAAGGCCCCCGGCGGCCCCAGTAAAAGAAGTTGCCTTCGTTGCTCTTTACATAGGCCGTTTGCGCATCAATGGCCTCCCCGGCTAGTTTTATACTTGCTATGTCGGCAAAGTCGTTTCCCTTTTTGGTGATCCCTTTGATGGTGAAGGCCACATAGCCGGTATCAGCCACCTGCCACTCTCCCACGTAATGTTCCTGCAGCGTGCTACCCTGGGCTGATACCGCCTTTGTTTTCCCCAGCGCTTCTACCTGTAGTTTGGTTTTTCCTTCGGGCACCCGCAGGTTCAGCCATACTTTCATAGTTCCTGGTTTGGCTACCCGGGCGTAGGTGGTAAAGTATACTTGCGGATCAGACCAGC is a window of Pontibacter kalidii DNA encoding:
- a CDS encoding glycoside hydrolase family 2 TIM barrel-domain containing protein, giving the protein MRKLYAFLFALLFVIPLQAQQVPTEVLTPQIVEVNRMPMRAVSFAFENRELAEQRQKEKSQYFLSLNGTWKFNWVQDPRKRPTDFYKTDFNDAQWDNFKVPANWEVNGYGLPIYVNHPYEFAGHAKKGAKLNPPHDIPEDNNPVGSYRKKFTLPENWDGRQVFIHLGAVKSAFFIWVNGEKVGYSEDSKLAAEFDITPYVKKGENLVALEVYRWSTGSYLEAQDMWRISGIERDVYLYSTPKLDIRDFKVMGTLDESYTNGVLDLTAEINSYKLDQKTMHSKPDTFAIEIDLVDAAGKTVLTDKTQDVQRVLGNYKKEVKFHKTVPNVKTWSAETPYLYTLYITLKDKDGKVLEVVPQRVGFRSVEIKDKNFLVNGKRVLLKGVNRHEHNPTKGHTLSKEDMRKDMEMMKKLNVNAVRHSHYPPDPYWLELCDAYGLYVIEEANIESHGRGYDLAYTFGNDKAWRNPHFDRISRMYERSKNYTSVVTWSLGNEAGNGTNFYEAYDWMKAQDFRPVQYERAGWDYNTDIIVPQYPSPNWLTRFSKGNPDRPLIMSEYAHIMGNSLGNFQDYWDVIEKEPYLQGGFIWEWIDQAIDTVKNGKRIMAYGGDFPLSGPVDENLSDNNFIVKGVVTAYRGLTPMAVEVKKVYQHVKTKYNGNNSLEVRNGYFFRDLSNYQLNWEVLENGKIIEKGSIKDLNVAPQQSIALTLPLKKQQKPGREYFLNVRYTLKNAEPFLEKGYEIANEQFALSPALQPAEVATGGKGSLKVSETGDNLVLTGKDFTVSFDKKNGTMSSYTLKGETLLQQGPKPSFYRAPTDNDIGAGYNKSKRMWREAYDNGKLTNATYNQTANGYEVSFEKELVNGDAASSQVFTIYNDGTVKVDNSIKPLKGDHKVLLRVGNDLQLNKQLEHIEFYGRGPWENYWDRKTASFVGLYKQTLDEQYFPYARPQESGNKSDVRWVNLTTKKGKGLRFEFADSLLNFAALPYTLQDLDPEQDKKQYHSGELEKRDRIYLRVDLQQTGMQGMDSWGSQPLEQYRIPYQAHQYSYWIKPLR
- a CDS encoding DUF3472 domain-containing protein: MYLKTKYKLSMACMALVLMACKTPVASTSNLTPTATETTAANTAVVPMAGNTWKSTKEKAGGQIEEQGITGWSDPQVYFTTYARVAKPGTMKVWLNLRVPEGKTKLQVEALGKTKAVSAQGSTLQEHYVGEWQVADTGYVAFTIKGITKKGNDFADIASIKLAGEAIDAQTAYVKSNEGNFFYWGRRGPSVHLNYPLPENTDVEWFYNELTVPEGNDVIGSYFMANGFAEGYFGIQVNSASERRILFSVWSPFNTDDPNSIPDDQKIKLLKKGEGVYTGEFGNEGSGGQSFLKYNWKPGTTYKFLLQGKPSGDDHTTYTAYFFAPEKNEWLLIASFRRPKTYTYLKRTHSFLENFIPEYGDVERKVLFSNQWARDVKGNWIELSRAQFTADNTARVGYRMDYGGGQSGNSFYLRNCGFFSDYTPMRSWFERPATGKAPEINLESL